In Cyprinus carpio isolate SPL01 chromosome B7, ASM1834038v1, whole genome shotgun sequence, a genomic segment contains:
- the LOC109080163 gene encoding nuclear factor 7, ovary-like codes for MASLNVSAEELSCPVCCEIFKAPVILSCSHSFCKECLQQFWTTKKTQECPVCRRDSKHDPPVNLALKNLCESFLKERNESHSSGSEEICSLHSEKLKLFCQEDKQPVCLVCINSQKHDNHTFRPIGEAVSSYKEELNTSLKSLQENLKHREEMKGELEKTVEHIKSQAEHTERQIKQQFEKLHQFLRDEEEATVTALREEEEQKKQMMMEKLEEMNRHNSALSHSIKDMEEMMKASDVCFLKEFPVTMERVEISSQPDPQTPSGALIHVPCYLGNLPFRVWKKMQDIVQNTPVILDPNTAHPDLIVSDDLTSVEYSGNKQPLPDNPERFDIYDCVLGSEGFNSGTHCWDVEVKESSCWSLGVTTASNRRKGDDFYNNDVWSVRYGQFEQDLECVRVYLDYDRGTVSFSDPVTNTHLHTFTTTFTHTLFPFFYCDSFQLCSSSLRILPFTNY; via the exons ATGGCGTCATTGAATGTATCAGCAGAAGAGCTTTCTTGTCCTGTTTGCTGTGAGATCTTCAAGGCTCCTGTTATTTTATCATGTAGTCACAGTTTCTGTAAAGAGTGTCTCCAGCAGTTCTGGACAACCAAGAAAACTCAGGAGTGTCCCGTCTGCAGGAGAGACTCTAAACACGATCCTCCAGTTAACCTTGCGTTAAAAAACCTGTGCGAGTCGTTCCTGAAGGAGAGAAATGAGAGTCATTCATCAGGATCTGAGgagatctgcagtttacacagtgagaaactcaaactcttctgtcAGGAGGACAAACAGCCGGTGTGTTTAGTGTGTATAAACTCACAGAAACACGACAATCACACATTCAGACCCATCGGAGAAGCGGTTTCCTCATATAAG GAGGAGCTCAATACATCACTGAAGTCCTTACAAGAAAATCTGAAACATCGTGAAGAAATGAAAGGAGAGTTAGAGAAAACAGTTGAACACATCAAG TCTCAAGCTGAGCACACAGAGCGTcagattaaacagcagtttgagaagcttcatcagtttctcagagatgaagaagaagctacAGTCACTGcactgagagaggaagaggagcagaagaagcagatgatgatggagaagctggaggagatgaACAGACACAACTCAGCTCTTTCACACTCAATCAAAGACATGGAGGAGATGATGAAAGCCAGTGACGTCTGCTTTCTGAAG gagtTTCCAGTCACGATGGAAAG AGTCGAGATCTCATCACAGCCGGATCCACAGACTCCTTCTGGAGCTCTGATTCATGTGCCGTGTTACTTGGGCAACCTGCccttcagagtctggaagaagatgcaGGACATCGTCCAGAACA CTCCTGTGATTTTGGATCCAAACACGGCTCATCCAGATCTCATCGTGTCTGATGATCTGACCAGTGTGGAATACAGCGGGAACAAACAGCCTCTTCCTgataatccagagagatttgacaTCTATGACtgtgttctgggttcagagggTTTTAACTCAGGAACACACTGCTGGGATGTGGAGGTTAAGGAGAGTTCATGCTGGAGTCTTGGAGTAACTACAGCATCAAACCGGAGGAAGGgagatgatttctataacaaTGATGTCTGGAGTGTGCGATATGGACAGTTTGAACAGGAtcttgagtgtgtgagagtgtatctggactatgacagaggaacggtgtcattctctgatcctgtaactaacacacatctacacacattcacaaccaccttcactcacacactcttccCATTCTTCTATTGTGATTCCTTTCAGTTGTGTTCTTCCTCTCTGAGGATCCTGCCGTTCactaattattaa